Proteins from one Chroicocephalus ridibundus chromosome 16, bChrRid1.1, whole genome shotgun sequence genomic window:
- the C16H1orf167 gene encoding uncharacterized protein C1orf167 homolog, whose product MRRLAAFRLWRLQKELLSKEEDRLLEAQALLEKKKLRNIFWLWRSRCLEMEQILALRTRIQRNLVSQCFSAWKETVEQKALHRCNLGHLRAVSLRKYFQQWVQMLQVREGDKQAMANFFLLQWRRHYGPVISSVTDKTATKRHEDQPLWTVQRRFLEKMGYSLDDICQKVKLQRVYLLWKARLCEHHRADSFSQTLEQCRLREALKLWHQKFLMLKTIEQSPKHSHGTVCEEPLAMLFSEDLSTSSGFDSSAPATLASQSSLEKQYSFSDSSQQSFSSVLTAEDVAHMPYYSSFLQLHQCAELPAELGGELYLQASFPPRSTGRNWFVGGQFQSLALQSPEDNVQPLTSYSTWEEDCSFDKEVKSCWHQAEKCCLQRYFIVWSTRTQQLVKAQQYCKLIQLSRAFLSWHHWVIENKNRKAAAALKHRVHCCQVAFSLWKKRLAQKVEADRRFRCHIHQMTADALWRWHSCWQRKRAVRDLQQRWAQHSCREKKRLVLQTWYCQTRKQKYAALFWERLLLHRCLITWAQVTACRLREYEALSHFKRVREHRLLVVSFTEWRVKFLRAEQQVPGEKNHKWQEPSQGKACHRWRLASRGRQALRLGSVATVKQACNYWTKAAAFSQCSRQCSTLIGARKSRKMSLSWSMKSRRGREKGSATAVPLGLFPSAIHCWLMIYRNQNRAERLLLPHLVERPGVVGPFPAHARIQENKLETDLEEREKWLGRKYLRLWHHTVILHQHQHDRRLRCLARGWHQWKEASRVVILAQVLDQQRLIEKAWRVWRRRHLQSCVVQNFVEEEARSLLSQAFGRWRQLTAFQLKDKGHC is encoded by the exons ATGAGACGGCTAGCTG CTTTCAGACTGTGGCGCCTGCAGAAGGAGCTACTGAGCAAAGAGGAAGACAGGCTTTTGGAAGCCCAGGCTCTGCTGGAAAAGAAGAAGCTAAGAAACATTTTCTGGCTGTGGCGTTCCCGATGTTTGGAAATGGAACAGATTTTAGCACTAAGAACTCGGATCCAAAGAAACTTGGTCTCCCA GTGCTTCAGTGCATGGAAGGAGACTGTTGAGCAGAAGGCACTTCACAGGTGTAACCTAGGCCATCTCAGAGCAGTATCACTGAGGAAATACTTCCAGCAGTGGGTTCAGATGCTGCAGGTCAGAGAAGGTGATAAGCAGGCAATGGCGAATTTCTTTCTCCTACAATGGAGGCGGCATTATG GACCTGTTATAAGCTCAGTAACTGACAAGACTGCAACAAAGAGGCATGAAGATCAGCCATTGTGGACTGTACAGAGACGGTTTCTGGAGAAAATGGGCTACTCTCTTGATGACATCTGCCAAAAGGTGAAGCTCCAGAGAGTATATCTGCTGTGGAAAGCAAGACTGTGCGAGCATCACAGAGCTGA TTCTTTCTCTCAGACTTTGGAGCAGTGTAGACTCAGAGAAGCTCTGAAATTATGGCACCAAAAGTTTCTCATGCTGAAGACAATTGAACAAAGTCCTAAGCACTCGCACGGGACTGTCTGTGAAGAGCCTCTTGCCATGCTCTTTTCTGAAGACCTCTCAACATCTTCTGGCTTTGACAGCAGTGCTCCAGCTACTCTAGCCTCTCAGAGCTCATTGGAAAAG CAATACAGTTTTAGtgacagcagccagcagagctTCTCCTCTGTTCTTACTGCTGAGGATGTCGCACACATGCCGTATTACAGTTCTTTCCTGCAACTACACCAATGTGCAGAGCTGCCAGCTGAGCTGGGTGGGGAGCTGTACTTGCAGGCCTCCTTTCCTCCACGGAGTACTGG AAGAAATTGGTTTGTGGGAGGTCAATTCCAGTCTTTGGCACTGCAGAGTCCAGAGGATAATGTCCAGCCTCTCACCAGTTACTCTACATGGGAAGAG GACTGCAGTTTTGACAAGGAGGTGAAGAGTTGCTGGCACCAAGCAGAGAAATGCTGCCTGCAGAGGTACTTCATTGTCTGGTCAACTCGGACTCAGCAACTTGTAAAGGCCCAGCAGTACTGCAAGCTCATTCAGCTGTCTCG CGCCTTTCTCAGCTGGCACCACTGGGTCATAGAAAATAAGAAccgaaaagcagcagcagctctaaaACATCGAGTTCATTGCTGCCAGGTGGCTTTCAGCCTGTGGAAGAAGAGACTGGCCCAAAAAGTGGAAGCTGACCGGAGATTCAGGTGTCACATTCACCAGATGACTGCTGATGCTCTGTGGCGTTGGCATTCCTGCTGGCAAC GGAAGCGTGCGGTGAGAGACCTGCAGCAGCGATGGGCTCAGCACAGCTGCCGGGAGAAGAAGAGGTTGGTCCTGCAGACATGGTATTGCCAAACAAGGAAGCAGAAATATGCTGCTTTATTCTGGGAACGTCTTCTCCTGCACAG GTGCCTAATCACCTGGGCCCAGGTCACTGCTTGTAGACTGAGGGAGTATGAAGCCCTCTCTCATTTTAAAAGGGTCAGAGAGCACCGTCTCCTAGTTGTGAGCTTTACTGAGTGGAGGGTGAAATTCCTGAGAGCTGAACAGCAGGTGCCGGGAGAGAAAAACCACAAGTGGCAGGAACCCTCTCAGGGTAAAGCCTGTCACCGCTGGCGATTGGCCTCAAGAGGACGGCAAGCCCTGCGCCTGGGATCTGTGGCTACTGTAAAACAG GCCTGCAACTACTGGACAAAAGCAGCTGCCTTTTCCCAGTGCTCACGGCAGTGCAGTACCCTGATAGGTGCTAGGAAGAGCAGGAAGATGTCTCTGTCATGGTCCATGA aaagccgaagaggcagagaaaagggTTCAGCGACAGCTGTCCCTCTTGGGCTTTTTCCCAGTGCCATTCACTGCTGGCTGATGATCTACAGAAACCAAAACAGGGCCGAAAGGCTGCTGCTCCCTCACCTGGTAGAGCGACCTGGTGTGGTAGGACCCTTTCCTGCACATGCAAGGATCCAGGAGAACAAACTAGAGACGGacttggaggagagggagaagtggcttgG GAGGAAGTATCTGAGGTTGTGGCATCACACGGTGATACTTCACCAGCACCAGCATGACAGGAGACTACGCTGTCTGGCGAGGGGATGGCATCAGTGGAAAGAAGCCAGCAGGGTGGTGATACTGGCTCAGGTGTTG GACCAGCAGCGGCTGATAGAAAAGGCCTGGAGGGTGTGGAGGCGACGACATTTacaaagctgtgtggtgcagAATTTTGTGGAGGAGGAAGCCAGGAGCCTACTGTCTCAG GCCTTTGGAAGGTGGCGCCAGCTAACAGCATTCCAGCTCAAGGACAAAGGACACTGCTGA
- the AGTRAP gene encoding type-1 angiotensin II receptor-associated protein isoform X2: MELPAVNLKAIILVHWLLTVWGCMNYMFPASYAWGNFSVLAVGIWAIVQRDSLDAIMMFLTGLLLTVLTDIIHISVFYPPNNYLTDEKRFSAGMAIFSLLLKPVSCYLVYRMYRERGGEYTFNIGIARAGHDRSTYEPIDQQDPPPQWPNSSKTAQQPY, translated from the exons gccATCATTCTGGTACACTGGCTGCTCACGGTGTG GGGATGCATGAATTACATGTTTCCAGCCTCCTATGCCTGGGGAAATTTCAGTGTCCTTGCAGTGGGGATCTGGGCCATTGTGCAGCGAGATTCCCTGGATGCCATCATGATG TTCCTGACTGGCCTGCTGCTCACAGTCCTCACAGACATCATTCACATCTCTGTCTTCTACCCTCCAAACAACTATCTCACTGATGAGAAGCGTTTCAGTGCAGGCATGGCCATCTTCAGCCTCCTCCTCAAACCTGTGTCCTGCTATTTGGTGTATCGAATGTATCGGGAGCGTGGAGGAGAGTACACCTTTAACATAG GTATTGCCCGTGCAGGCCATGATCGCAGCACCTATGAGCCAATTGATCAGCAGGATCCCCCTCCACAGTGGCCTAACTCAAGCAAGACAGCACAGCAGCCATACTGA
- the AGTRAP gene encoding type-1 angiotensin II receptor-associated protein isoform X1, with protein MELPAVNLKAIILVHWLLTVWGCMNYMFPASYAWGNFSVLAVGIWAIVQRDSLDAIMMFLTGLLLTVLTDIIHISVFYPPNNYLTDEKRFSAGMAIFSLLLKPVSCYLVYRMYRERGGEYTFNIDLESSFDSHYAHNGIARAGHDRSTYEPIDQQDPPPQWPNSSKTAQQPY; from the exons gccATCATTCTGGTACACTGGCTGCTCACGGTGTG GGGATGCATGAATTACATGTTTCCAGCCTCCTATGCCTGGGGAAATTTCAGTGTCCTTGCAGTGGGGATCTGGGCCATTGTGCAGCGAGATTCCCTGGATGCCATCATGATG TTCCTGACTGGCCTGCTGCTCACAGTCCTCACAGACATCATTCACATCTCTGTCTTCTACCCTCCAAACAACTATCTCACTGATGAGAAGCGTTTCAGTGCAGGCATGGCCATCTTCAGCCTCCTCCTCAAACCTGTGTCCTGCTATTTGGTGTATCGAATGTATCGGGAGCGTGGAGGAGAGTACACCTTTAACATAG ACCTGGAGTCCTCGTTTGACAGCCATTATGCTCACAATG GTATTGCCCGTGCAGGCCATGATCGCAGCACCTATGAGCCAATTGATCAGCAGGATCCCCCTCCACAGTGGCCTAACTCAAGCAAGACAGCACAGCAGCCATACTGA